In the Deltaproteobacteria bacterium genome, CGCGCGTGACGTTGACGTTCCGGCGGCTGCATGAAGGCGGCGGCAATCACAATTACTTCTGGAAGGCGCGCCCGGTGCGCGTGCGAGGTGACGCATGAAGGATCGAGTGGCGGTCGTCGGCGTCGGCTGTACGAAGTTTGGAGACCTGTTCGACAAGAGTTACGAAGATCTCATCTGCGATGCCGCGTTCGCGGCGTATGACGACGCCAAGATCGACCCGCAAGAGATCAACGCGTCCTATCTCGGCACGTACTTGCCCGGGCCAAACGGCGGCAAAGCGGCCGTGTCGTTGGGGGATGCGTTGCGGCTCTACGATCGGCCGATCACGCGCGTCGAGAACTACTGCGCCACCGGCACCGACGCCTTTCGCAACGGCTGCTTGGCGATCGAATCCGGCGCCGCCGACATCGTGTTGGTCCTGGGCGCGGAGAAGCTGAAGGATCGCGGTGGGCGCGGGCTGCCTCGTCTGGGTCATCCGTTGCTGGCGAAGGGGAACTCGGCGCCGGGATTGTTTGCGTTAGCGGCCAATCGCTACATGCATACCTTCGGGATGGGACGGGAGACCCTCGCCAAGGTTGCGGTGAAGAATCATTTCAATGGGGCGCGCAATCCGAAAGCGCACCTGCAGATGGAAGTGACGGAAGAACAGGTATTGAAGGCTCCGATGATCGCGTCACCCTTCGGCTTGTTCGACTGTTGCCCGACCACCGATGGTGCGGCGGCCGCGATCCTCTGTCGGGCTGATTTGGCGAAGCGATTCCGCGACGACTTCATTCTGGTGAAGGGCTACGGCTTGGCGGTGACGACCGGGCGGCCGTATTTCGATCCTACCTTCGACTATCTCGGTTTTCGTTCGACGCAGATGGCCGCGCAGCAGGCATACAAGATGGCCGGTATCGAAGCGTCGGATATAGATTTTGCCGAGGTTCACGACTGCTTTACGTGGACCGAGATTTCCAACACAGAGGATCTCGGCTTTTGCAAAAAAGGCGAAGGTGGTCGTTTGGTGGACGAAGGGCGTACGCGGCTCGATGGAGATATCCCGATCAACCCCAGCGGTGGCCTGAAATCCTTCGGCCACCCGATCGGAGCGAGCGGGGTCCGCATGATCTACGAGTGCGTCGAACAATTGCGCGGGCAGTGTGGTGAGCGGCAGGTTCGCGCACCCGAACTCGGCTTGGCGCACAACGTCGGCGGCCCGGGCGCGGTCTCCTGCGTCGTGATTTTGGGCAACAACTAACGCGCGTGTCGTTTTGAGACGGCGTCGCGGTCTTGTTCCGCGACGATCCGGTCGCCGAGGTTGCGCTCCGGTTGATACAGGTTGCTAGACGATGCAGGCGGTCCAGGCGGCACGTATCCTGCTGCCCGTCAGAACGTCCTTCCAGAGATTGCTGAGGGAAGAGGGAGCCTACGATGGAAGCAGCCGCCGCCGCCGAAAACTGGTCCGGGCCCGCAACGTCAGCCGAACGGTCAATCCCGAAGCTGGCAGAGCCCGAAGTGCTTATGCCCTCGCAGTATCTGGATCTGTTGCGAGGCCACAGTCCGTATGAAGGCGAGAAGCGGCTGATGCTGGCTGTTCTGGAGGACGCGATCTCGTGCTTTCAGAAGTACTCGGGCGCAGACAAGGGGCGGCGCGAGCGGCTGTTCAAGGAGGCCGAGGAGTGGCTGCTCGATCAAGATTCCACGTGGGCGTTTTCCTTCGAGACCATCTGCCAGACGCTGGATTTGAATCCCGAGTATCTGCGCGGCGGCCTTCTACGATGGAAGGAGACATTCTTGGCGCGACCTGATGCCGGGTTTGCGCGGGTTGCGCGCGTGCGATTGCGCGCGGCGCGCCGGCACAAGATCCTGCCGTTCGTACCCCGTCGGCGGCGCAAGCCGGAGAAGGCGACTGCCGTCGCCTGAACGTTCGCGTCGCCACAACGTCATCTTTGCAGCGAGTGACCGGATCGCACGGCTGCGGTCCGTGTTTGATCTTAGGTGGCCGTCGCGCGTCCTGCGCGCACGCGGTGGCACTTGCGTTGCTGCTCCATTGCCAGGATAAGCCGCGTGGGCAGGAGCAGTGCCGGACCTCATGTCACAACGTATGCGCATCGCCTCGACTGCGCACCTCGACAAGAAGCGAACAGTTATACTGCTGCGTTCGGTCGTGATTTTCACGACCTCGTACCTGGTCCTCTTCGGCGGCCACGCGCTGTCGCTGAGCAATGTGGGATATGTGGCGGCGCTGGTCCTTTCGAACGCCGCGCTCGCGTGGTGTCCGCGCGTCGTCTTCGACGCGCCGCAGTTTGCCGCGGTGCTGCTGCTCGGCGACACGGCGCTGGTGCTGCTCGGGCTGTATCAGACGGTGGGGTTCTCGCAGGAGTTCCTGATCGTCTATTTCTTCACGATCTTTCTCACCACCGCAGCCGAGAGCCTGGCCCAGATCGCCGTCGGCGCCACTCTGATCAGCGGTCTGTATGGGTATTGGCTGTGGCTCAGCACAGCTGGCCCGCTCGACGCGTCGCACTGGCTGCGGCTACCGTTTTTCTTCGTGGTGGCGATTTTCTACGCGTTTCTCACCGATGAACTCAAAGTGGAGCGGCGGCGGCGCGAACAGGCCGAGCGTGAACGCGAACACCTGCGGCTGCTGCTACAAGTCGCTGGGACGACTGAGGGCGCGGCCATCACGAGTGAATGTACTACAGGTATTCGCACGTTCATCGAGTCGGCGTTTCCTCACCTGCGTTGTTCGGTGCGTCTCAACGGCGCGGCACTCGAGGATGAGCCGGGCGCTCTGGCGCTGTCGATCGAAGCCTACGGTGAGCGGTTTGGCGTAGTGACCGTGCGATGCGAGGGCGGCGCGGTGAGCGACACCGAGCGCACGATGTGTGCGCTGGTCATTCACGCCGTGGCAAGCGCGCTCTACACGGCGCGGCAGGTGGAGGTGGCGCGCGTCGCGTCGCGATTGAAGGAGGAATTTCTCGCTACGCTGTCGCACGAGCTGCGAACGCCGCTGCACGCGATCATCGGCTACAGCGATCTCGTCGAGGGCGCGATTGACCCGGCGGCCGATCCGATGATTGCGGAAGGCATCAGCCGGGTTCGCGTCAATGCGCAACGACTGCACGATCTCTTGGAGGAGATGTTGGGCTTTGCCAGTCTGCGCGCCGGACACACGCAGCCGATGATGGCGCCGATGCCGATCGAAGGACTGGTCGGCGAGATGGCGGCGTACGTGAAGGACTTGCTCACCGGCCGCCCCATCGACGTGCAGGTGGATCTGCCCGCCGACCCGCCGACGATCGTGACCGACTATCTGAAGCTTCGCCAAGTGTTGCGCAGCGTGCTGAGCAACGCCGCCAAGTTTACCGAGGAAGGCCGGGTGCGTCTGGTCGTCGCCCGCCGCGGGGAAGACCACATCAGCATTAGCATCAGCGACACGGGGATCGGCATCTCCCCGGCAGATCTGCACATCATCTTCGACGACTTTCGCCAGATCGATGGATCGAGTACGCGCCGCTTCGGCGGCGTCGGACTCGGCCTCGCGCTGGCGCGCGCCATGATCAGCGTACTTGGCGGCACGTTGGAAGCGAACAGCCGCGTCGGCGAAGGGTCGACGTTTCGGATATTGCTTCCTATCGGAGGGGTGGGCTTGAACGACACGCGTGGCGGCGCGCGACTGACACGCTCGACCCTGTCGCACGACGGCGCGTCGGAAGGCGGGTGGGCGACGGTTTGAGCGGTGGTGCTCAGATCATGCCGCTGACCACAGCGAGGAACTTCGCCAGCCACGGGCCGAGGGAGAACACGCAGTAGACTGCGGCCAAGCCGCGCATCACGTACTGGTTCAGCGGCATCGGGACGTTGCGGTGTAACAACAGCAGGAGCGCGCACGCCTTCGCCTTGAAGAGCAGCAAGGTCGGACCAACTCCGAGCACTGCGAAAGCGTGACGGAGGAGCGGGTTGGCCTCTGTGCAGCCAAGATTGAGGCCGCTGTAGGTAGCGATGCCGTCGAACATCTGCAACACGATGTTCAACGCAAACAGCTGGTAAAGATACGGGTTGGCGGCGCGCTCGATCACGCCATCAAGATTCCACGCCGGCAACGGTTAGTCCACCGAAACTCTTCAGTTGAGAACGTTTTCTTCCTTGAGCCGCTGGATGGCATCGGCGGAGTAGCCGAGGATCTCGCCCATCACATAGTCGGTGTCTTGACCGAGGCATGGTGCCGCCCGTCGGACTGCGGTTGGCGTGCGCGACAGGCGCCATGGGATTCCTGCGTGTTGTCGTATGCCGACTTCGGGGTGCGGCAACGATACGAAGAACCCGGCCTCGTTCAGATGGGGGTCCTCGGAGAGGTCGCGATTGCTCATCGACGTGAAAGCGGGAATGCCCGCCGTCTGCAGCTCGCGGGTTGCTTCTTCCGGGCCGCGTGTCTCGGTCCAGGTTCCGACGATGGCTTCGAGCGCATCCTCGTTCTGCTTGCGCGCGGCCAACGTAGCAAAGCGCGCATCGGTAGCGAGCGCCGGTAGGCCGGTGAGATCAGCGAACCGGCGCCAGTCGTCGTCGTGCCGCACGGCGATGGCCACCCAGCGCTCATCGCCACGGCAGCGGAAGACCCCGTGCGGCGCCATCTGGGGCACGCGATTGCCGTCGCGCGGTGGCTGCGCGCCGTTCATCGTGTACTCCATGACCGCTTCGGCGAGCACCGCGATGGTGGTCTCTTGCTGCGAGAGGTCGATGTACTGCCCGCGCCCGGTGCGGGCGCGATGGTGCAACGCTGCCAGCACTGCAACCGCCCCGTGCAGTCCCCCGTTTGGATCGCCGTAGGAGATACCCACATGCATCGGCGGCCAGTCGCGGTAACCCGTCACCGACGAGAGACCGGACAGCGGAACCTGCGCCGGCCCGTAGGAAACGTAGTGACTCTCGGGTCCAGTGGCGCCGTAGCCCGACAATGCGATCATGATGATGTCCGATTTGATCTGGCGCAGCACCTCGTAGCCGAGGCCCATACGATCCATCACGCCGGCCGCAAAGTTCTCGCACACTATGTCGCATTTGGCGATCAGCTCCTTGGCGATGTCGATGGCGTGCGGTTGTTTCAGATCCAGGGCGAGACTGCGCTTGCCTTGGTTGTATTGATTGAAGTACCCGCTGCGATTGAAGCCAAATTCCCCGTCGGCCCAGGGCGGCAGCAGTCGCGTGACGCAGATGCGCGTCGCGGTTTCGACGCGAATCACTTCCGCGCCTAGATGCGCGAGCTGTAGCGTGCAGTACGGACCGGCCCACACCCACGTGAAGTCGGCGACGCGGATGCCTTCGAGTGGAGCAGTGGTAGACATGGGCCTCTCCTACACGACGCCTCGTTGACGCAAGTCGTCGACCTGCGCAGCCGCAATGCCGAGCTGCCGCGTCAGCACGTCGGTCGTGTGCTCACCGAGTCGCGGCGCGGGCGTGACCAGACGCCACGGGGTTTGCGAAAAATGAAACGGTGCTCCGGGTAGGGTGACGGCGCCGACGCCCGGTTGTGCCACGGTGGCGAAGAAACCACGCGTCTTGAGGTGCTCGGAATGCAGGAGATCACCCATCGTCGAGACCGGCGCGAATGGAATACGGCGCGCCTGCGCGGCGCGGTAGAGTTCGGTGACGCTCTGCTGCGACACCCAGTCCTGCAACAGCAGTTTCAATGCATCCCAGTTTTGGGCGCGGGTGAGGCGGTTGTCGAACAACTCCATACTAGCCCACTCGGGAGTGCCCATCAGCTCGACGAAGCCGCGCCACTGATGTTCCTCGATGCAGCAGAGAAAAATCCAACCATCGCGGCACTCCATGAAATCGAGTGGCTGGATAGGCTTGACACCGAGGCGCGAGGCCACCAGACCCATGTACGGCCAATACTCGAAAGTGAGTTCGAGGATGGCGGCGATGGATTCCTGGATCGAGACGACCACATGTTGGCCTTGCTGGTCACGCGCCGCTGCGTACAACGCGCCGAGTGTGGCAATGGCGGCGTTCACACCGCCTTGAAAGCCTGCCTGCTCGCCGAACGTCTTGAGCGGCGGCATGGCTCCGCTACCCGGCCCGCCGCCGTTGAGATAGGCGACGCCACCGGCGTTCCACAAGATCAAATCGGTTGTGGCGTAGTCGCAGTGCGGGCCCGTCAGCCCGAACGGCGTCACCGAGGTCATCACCAAGCGTGGGTTGCGTTGCGACAGCGCTCGGTAATCGATGCCCAGCCCGGCCATCTGAGCGGGCGGCGCGTTGTGCACCAAGACGTCCGCGTCGGCGACTAGCGCCGCAAACACATCTTGTCCGCGGGCGCTGTGGAGATCGAGCGTGATGCTGCGCTTGTTGCTGTTGAGATAAATGAACAAGCCGCTGGCATCGGGATCCGGCTTGCCGCCCGGGAATGGGCCATGGCGGCGTGCCGGATCGCCGCCCAGCGGTTCGACTTTGATGACGTCGGCGCCAAGATCCGCCAGCAACTTGGTCGCGTATGGCGCCGCGACCATCTCGCCGTACTCGATGACTCGCACGCCGCTGAGTGCTTGCTCCGCCATGGTTGTGGCTCCTCACGCGCGCGGTGGCTGTAGCACGAACCCACGCCAGCGCCAACGGCGCCGGGCGTTCAGCGCAATTCGGTGGGAAGGAGATCGAGCAAGCGTTCCGGGTCGGCCGGCTCGTCGCGATAGTGCAGCGCGGCCATGAACTCGGTATGCGAATAGCGCGCGGCCTCCCATTGATGGCGGATGCGCCACTCGCCATCAGCGGTGCGCACGAGCAAGTGGACGACCTGTTTGTCGGTCAGGCCCACCGCCGCGCGCTCGCTCGGCGTCATCGCGAAGAGCACGTAGGCCGGATGCTTCGTCGTCACGAAGTACATGCGAATTAGTTAGCGAGCGGATGCGCGTGTGGCAAGCGGTTGCTACGCATCACCGCGTGGCGTACGGACCGGGCAGACGCCGAGCGCTCCATGGCGCACTGCAGATGAATAGCTGAGGATCTGCATACCGCTGGCGCCAAAACCACCAACGTTGAGATAGCCGGCGTCGAGCGTGCCCGTCGTCGACCAATCCCACGCCTCCGCGAGCAAGCGCTCGCCGCGAGCGGCGTGGTACACGATCAGGTCGTAGACGATCTCGATAGCCGTGCGGCGGCGTACCGACGACGATGACACGTTCAGTTGCTGTGCATACTGCGCGAGTTGCGCGTTCTGCCCGTCGTAAGCGAGGTTGCGGCTCGGATCGAGGATTGCCTTGCGCACCAAGAGCCAACCGGGGGCGCAGGTGTCCGTGCCGGCGCGCGGTTCGAGCGCGATGCCCCAGTCGTCCTTCAGTTGATAGCCCATCTTGCGGAGGAAGCGCGCGTCGAAGCAGGCGGGGAACCGTTCGATGAGCCGGAGCAGAGTCAGCGGTCCGGTGGCGTCGCGATCGACATGTAGGATCAACGCCTCGCCCGCGGCTGCCGCGCCTTCGAGTTCGGCGACCGTGTACGGAATCGGCACCGCGACGGCTGTTACGGCGAGCGCGGCGTGGACTTCTTCCGGTCCAAGAACGTCGGGACCGAGTATGTCGCGCGCGGTGACAAGATCGCTAGAAACAGGCATAAGTGGCGCGGGATCATAACAAGTGACGCGCCGGACACAAGTGTCGTCGATCAAGTACGCGGGCACTCCGCCGCCGCGCCTGGCGCGCAGAATCTTCGCTTGACAAATCAACGCGTGGCTCGATAAAAGGATCGCGCTTTTCGATCGAAAGACGCGCGGGATTACTAAGCTTGACGAAGCGACATCGCAGGGCCAAACATCTCATCTCGGGGCTGGAGCAGTTCACAACCGGCGCCAGGACGGCTCTGATGTTTCAGCCAGAGAGGAACAGTATGCGACGAGGGTATGCCGCACTTGCACTTGGATTGTTAGTCTGCGGCGCGGTCAGAGCAGCCAGTGCGCAAACCCCGGCCGTGAAGTTCAAGCCGAGAACCGATGTGGTGGTGCCGGGCGAAACCCCCTTTGATCTCGTGGCGGCCGATCTCAACAAGGATCAGAAGTCCGATATCGCGGTGGCCAACATGGATTCGGGAGACATCGCCGTGCTCTTGGGCAAGGGCGACGGCAGCTTCGAGACCGGCGTTACGTACGGCGCCGGCGACTTTCCGACCGCGATCGCTGCCGGCAAGGTTACCAACGACGACAACGTCGACCTCGCGGTAGCCAACGACGGGTCGAGTAACGTCAGCCTTTTCATCGGCTCCGCGACCGGTACGTTTACCGGACCAACCAACACCGACACGGCGCTCTCGCCGCCGGAAGCTGTGGTCCTCGCCGACTTCAACGGCGACACCAAGCTCGATCTAGCGACCGCAGAACTGTTTGACGATACTGTCACGGTGCGACTCGGCAACCGGAATGCGACCGGGACGTTTGGCGACGCCAGATCAGTCAACGTAGCCGGCGGCCCGTTTGGCATGGCGGCCGGCGATTTCGACGGCGACACCAAGCTTGACTTGGTCGTCTCGGCGAATGACGTCAATCGTGTTGTGATTCTCCACGGCAACGGCGACGGGACATTTGTGGCGCCCGATTGCGCGCTGGTTCCGACTCCTGCTGGGTGCCTGACCGTCGGCGGCGTCGACTCCGCGCCTGCTGGCGTGACAGTCGGTGACCTTAACGGAGATCAAAAGCTCGATATCGTATCGGCCAACAACGCCTCGGACGATATTTCGGTCCTGATCAACAATGGCGACGGCACGTTCGCCGCGGCGCTGAACCTGGGCACCGGCTTCACCAGCTTTCCTGAGTCGGTCCGCATCGCTGACTTCAATGGCGACGGCAAGGCCGACATCGTGGCGGTTAACAACGAGACCGCAAACATCGCGATCTTCACGGGCCATGGCGATGGCACCTTTGATACCGCGGTATTTTTCGCGCTGCCCGACCTGTCGAGCCCGTTGGCGGTGGAGGTAACCGATCTGAACGGCGATGGCCAACCCGATGTCGTGACGGTCAACGCGGACGCTGCCAGTATGTCGGTGCTCTTGAATGACAGTGCCGTACAGTGTACTGGCGACTGCGACGGCTCGGACAGCGTCACCGTTGAGGAGCTCGTGCGCGGCGTCAATATCGCCCTTGGGACCGCCCCGTTGAGCGATTGTCCGTCGTTTGACAAGAACGATAGCGGGGATGTCAC is a window encoding:
- a CDS encoding acetyl-CoA acetyltransferase, with product MKDRVAVVGVGCTKFGDLFDKSYEDLICDAAFAAYDDAKIDPQEINASYLGTYLPGPNGGKAAVSLGDALRLYDRPITRVENYCATGTDAFRNGCLAIESGAADIVLVLGAEKLKDRGGRGLPRLGHPLLAKGNSAPGLFALAANRYMHTFGMGRETLAKVAVKNHFNGARNPKAHLQMEVTEEQVLKAPMIASPFGLFDCCPTTDGAAAAILCRADLAKRFRDDFILVKGYGLAVTTGRPYFDPTFDYLGFRSTQMAAQQAYKMAGIEASDIDFAEVHDCFTWTEISNTEDLGFCKKGEGGRLVDEGRTRLDGDIPINPSGGLKSFGHPIGASGVRMIYECVEQLRGQCGERQVRAPELGLAHNVGGPGAVSCVVILGNN
- a CDS encoding CoA transferase, yielding MAEQALSGVRVIEYGEMVAAPYATKLLADLGADVIKVEPLGGDPARRHGPFPGGKPDPDASGLFIYLNSNKRSITLDLHSARGQDVFAALVADADVLVHNAPPAQMAGLGIDYRALSQRNPRLVMTSVTPFGLTGPHCDYATTDLILWNAGGVAYLNGGGPGSGAMPPLKTFGEQAGFQGGVNAAIATLGALYAAARDQQGQHVVVSIQESIAAILELTFEYWPYMGLVASRLGVKPIQPLDFMECRDGWIFLCCIEEHQWRGFVELMGTPEWASMELFDNRLTRAQNWDALKLLLQDWVSQQSVTELYRAAQARRIPFAPVSTMGDLLHSEHLKTRGFFATVAQPGVGAVTLPGAPFHFSQTPWRLVTPAPRLGEHTTDVLTRQLGIAAAQVDDLRQRGVV
- a CDS encoding CoA transferase, with product MSTTAPLEGIRVADFTWVWAGPYCTLQLAHLGAEVIRVETATRICVTRLLPPWADGEFGFNRSGYFNQYNQGKRSLALDLKQPHAIDIAKELIAKCDIVCENFAAGVMDRMGLGYEVLRQIKSDIIMIALSGYGATGPESHYVSYGPAQVPLSGLSSVTGYRDWPPMHVGISYGDPNGGLHGAVAVLAALHHRARTGRGQYIDLSQQETTIAVLAEAVMEYTMNGAQPPRDGNRVPQMAPHGVFRCRGDERWVAIAVRHDDDWRRFADLTGLPALATDARFATLAARKQNEDALEAIVGTWTETRGPEEATRELQTAGIPAFTSMSNRDLSEDPHLNEAGFFVSLPHPEVGIRQHAGIPWRLSRTPTAVRRAAPCLGQDTDYVMGEILGYSADAIQRLKEENVLN
- a CDS encoding VCBS repeat-containing protein, which translates into the protein MRRGYAALALGLLVCGAVRAASAQTPAVKFKPRTDVVVPGETPFDLVAADLNKDQKSDIAVANMDSGDIAVLLGKGDGSFETGVTYGAGDFPTAIAAGKVTNDDNVDLAVANDGSSNVSLFIGSATGTFTGPTNTDTALSPPEAVVLADFNGDTKLDLATAELFDDTVTVRLGNRNATGTFGDARSVNVAGGPFGMAAGDFDGDTKLDLVVSANDVNRVVILHGNGDGTFVAPDCALVPTPAGCLTVGGVDSAPAGVTVGDLNGDQKLDIVSANNASDDISVLINNGDGTFAAALNLGTGFTSFPESVRIADFNGDGKADIVAVNNETANIAIFTGHGDGTFDTAVFFALPDLSSPLAVEVTDLNGDGQPDVVTVNADAASMSVLLNDSAVQCTGDCDGSDSVTVEELVRGVNIALGTAPLSDCPSFDKNDSGDVTVEELIIGVNNALGECSA
- a CDS encoding HAMP domain-containing histidine kinase; translation: MSQRMRIASTAHLDKKRTVILLRSVVIFTTSYLVLFGGHALSLSNVGYVAALVLSNAALAWCPRVVFDAPQFAAVLLLGDTALVLLGLYQTVGFSQEFLIVYFFTIFLTTAAESLAQIAVGATLISGLYGYWLWLSTAGPLDASHWLRLPFFFVVAIFYAFLTDELKVERRRREQAEREREHLRLLLQVAGTTEGAAITSECTTGIRTFIESAFPHLRCSVRLNGAALEDEPGALALSIEAYGERFGVVTVRCEGGAVSDTERTMCALVIHAVASALYTARQVEVARVASRLKEEFLATLSHELRTPLHAIIGYSDLVEGAIDPAADPMIAEGISRVRVNAQRLHDLLEEMLGFASLRAGHTQPMMAPMPIEGLVGEMAAYVKDLLTGRPIDVQVDLPADPPTIVTDYLKLRQVLRSVLSNAAKFTEEGRVRLVVARRGEDHISISISDTGIGISPADLHIIFDDFRQIDGSSTRRFGGVGLGLALARAMISVLGGTLEANSRVGEGSTFRILLPIGGVGLNDTRGGARLTRSTLSHDGASEGGWATV